Proteins co-encoded in one Papaver somniferum cultivar HN1 chromosome 5, ASM357369v1, whole genome shotgun sequence genomic window:
- the LOC113280430 gene encoding uncharacterized protein LOC113280430 gives MGSNSRCEIPKGQFFWEVKKITNCSTTWAAILDSREQLKKGCIWLVGNGQSINIFSDPWLHTLPGSVPEKLVDGNNEHKKRIDRFIEGVSTFCSICNNDEESIDHLLLHCSFAQDVWFASPLGLRLQGSNQLTLTSLMESLFRANDNNSSLALGMAICWAICKCRNAKVFDQKNMNDHDALTIALYWFNLYHNYIGEEELNGMERNHQTAAVPTNLTWTPPDHPTIKINVDAAWRDGAFACAAVTGDNTGYCHGADTMLERSDSVIFAEATGFQLVVDLALWLNLNNILIEGDSQMVVKTLKGELRKIPWRFWSLKDDITHKMASLNNSGAYSFVPKPANKASHSLATYGLTHNVQHKWTSSIIPAWIASLFVNNS, from the exons ATGGGCTCAAATTCTAGGTGCGAAATACCTAAGGGACAATTCTTTTGGGAGGTAAAGAAGATAACTAACTGTTCAACAACTTGGGCCGCAATTCTTGACAGTAGAGAACAACTAAAGAAAGGCTGCATCTGGCTCGTGGGAAACGGTCAATCTATCAATATTTTTTCAGATCCATGGCTTCATACTCTACCTGGCTCTGTGCCAGAGAAGCTTGTAGATGGAAATAACGAGCACAAGAAG agaatcgacagattcatcgaaGGAGTTTCAACCTTTTGCAGCATATGCAATAATGATGAAGAGTCAATAGACCACCTTTTATTACACTGCAGCTTCGCCCAAGATGTATGGTTCGCCTCTCCTCTTGGCCTCCGACTTCAAGGAAGCAATCAGTTGACCCTCACAAGTCTCATGGAATCTCTATTCAGAGCAAATGATAATAACTCTTCTCTTGCTCTAGGAATGGCCATATGCTGGGCCATTTGTAAATGCCGCAATGCAAAAGTTTTTGATCAAAAGAACATGAATGATCATGATGCTCTGACAATTGCTCTTTACTGGTTCAATCTCTATCATAACTAcattggggaagaagaacttaaTGGGATGGAAAGGAACCACCAGACTGCAGCTGTACCGACCAATTTAACCTGGACTCCTCCGGACCATCCCACCATCAAGATTAACGTCGATGCTGCTTGGAGAGATGGAGCTTTTGCTTGCGCAGCGGTTACTGGAGACAACACTGGTTACTGTCATGGTGCTGATACTATGCTGGAAAGATCAGACTCAGTTATATTTGCAGAAGCTACTGGCTTTCAGCTAGTTGTTGACTTAGCATTATGGTTGAATTTGAACAACATATTGATAGAAGGAGATAGCCAGATGGTCGTAAAGACCTTAAAAGGAGAACTGCGGAAAATCCCATGGAGATTTTGGAGTCTTAAGGATGATATTACCCACAAGATGGCCTCCCTAAACAATAGTGGTGCTTACAGCTTTGTCCCGAAACCAGCAAATAAAGCTTCCCATTCGCTGGCAACGTATGGTCTCACTCACAACGTCCAACACAAGTGGACCAGTTCAATCATTCCGGCTTGGATTGCTTCTCTCTTTGTAAACAACAGTTAA